In the genome of Hevea brasiliensis isolate MT/VB/25A 57/8 chromosome 14, ASM3005281v1, whole genome shotgun sequence, the window GGACTTTTTGATACAGTAAATATCTCCGGCTCTTCTTTCTTTTGTAGGATGTACATCTATTTATTTTACTAGTGTGCATGTATATTTTGGCCTTGCTTTCTAAACACTTTCTGGTGCTTGCACTTATACATATGTGTATATTTAATGCCTATTTGATATTCTATTTGAaaagtttaaattatttttttgaataaaattaatattttatatgctATTGAAAAAAATAGTTTAGAAAAAGTTTCTttgttaatttaatatttttatgattaatatttattaattttttttaataatctataattaatatatttaaaaaaataaattttttaacaataattttaataataatgctgAGCAAAACCTTATACTTTAGAACCTATAATATTATCAAGATTTATCTTTTATTGTTTATTATCATTATTGTTGTACGGTAAAAAAATATCATTATTGTTATTActaatgtacatattgttttttttttttttgttttgggtTGATGCTTGATTAGGCTTGCGAGTTCGAGTTACTCATGTTGGATTTTAAGGGTGGGCTTGATTTTTGGGATTTTTGaaagtaaatttaatattaattttaggaATTTTATGCCAGTTTTAAGTTTTAGgatctatttaatttaattattaaatatagttaataattattatttaatagttGTTATTGTTAGTTACTAATTGATAATTAATAGCTGATTATAGTTAATTTATGTTaaatgtttggtaaaattatatttaattattgctGTTGATATGTAAAATGGTTAATAagagtatatatcatataatttattttataagtgaaataaatataatattataaatttattatattataaatttattataatatattatttattttattattaaattaaatatataattattaatttaatatattatatctgttattttattattaaaatgaatatataatttttgatttattatattatattatttattttattattgaaataaaaaataattaaattttttaaaaaataattaaataactttaaaaatatagttataaaataagaaaataattattattgttaataaagaaaaaacttataattaattttaagtttttaaatataaaaaaatgtattttttataataaaaaaatattttaataaaattataatacgttaattaaaatattaaaattataaataaaaaatataaaagtattaataatattaatttttgagttaaataaaaaaggacaatatgatctaaataaaaaataaaatcaaatcagctatcaTCTATCAGCTGATAAAAATAGCTCTAAAAATAGAATTGATACAAATTGCAGCCGATGAGTATCATATCGGttacccatcagctatcagctttaCTCTTTTAAGTTTATCACCTATTTAGGTGTCTATCAACTATTAGTTACATCCAATAGATAAATCAAACACCCCCTTAGTATCAATTTGACCTATACGATCAAGTTTtgatatttcttttttttattttcttccctttcacattgataattttttataattaaattaattactaattgtttattaataaaattttttattaatttatattttgcatttgttattaatttattattattaatttaattatacatcaaaatgttaattttcattataaaattattttaaaccaatatttgatttacaaattaaataaataattttttaaaattagtttttttataaattaagtttttaattaaaaataaataattattaactaatttaataattaaaaattaaaatataaaagaaaaaaatgtgagagaataaaatagtaattttatttagaaaataattaaattataattttttatatgaaaattattttttaaataaaataaaaattgaggGATATACGGGTGGATGAAATTTGAATCTGGATCTATTATATCAatcaataatattttttaactaCGAAATCAAGCGAGTCAATTTaaagttaaagaaaataaaaataaaataaattgagaGATTAGATTGACGTAGAATTAACCCTAATTCTGATGGATTTGGCGTATGCATATTGGGCGAAAACTTTCCATAAAATCAGCCAATGATTTTCAAATGTTTAGCAGAAGGAATTCGCTTTCCTTCATTCCCTTTCGTTTTCCCCCAAACAAGGAAAAACCTATAAATCGCAAAAAACTGTTCTTTCAGAGGCAGCTCTACCCGGACAATGGACTCTGAAGAAATGGACCCAGACATCGTTCTATGGATCATCGAGTTCCTAGCTCGGCAAGACTCAGTCTCTAAACTTGTTCTCAACAGGATTCTCACAAATACCCATATCCCCATTTTGGCAACTCCACGCTTGAAGAAGACACTCGCTCTCCGCGCAATCCAGGACGAAATTGCCGACGGCTCCGTTTCCTCTGAAATCATTCTTGAATCCCTCGAAATCATTGAACAATTGGATCAGAAGAAGGGATTCAAGATCCCAGACTCCATGAAGCTCGCGTACTGCGCGGTTGCTGTGGACTGCACGGTGAAGCACTTGGGTGTTGTGGGAAGCAAACGCAAGCGTGACCCTGAGATGTTTTTCGAGGCAGTGAAGACGATTTGGAGTGAAAGAGTTGACAAGTTGGAGTTTTTGAAGAAAAGCGAGCTGGTTACTGATGAGTTGAGGGAGTTTAAGGAGGAGATGGAGGCGGCTTTGTGGGATTCGAATGCGTGTGGGAGGTTGTTGGAGAGGGCTACGCGAAATGAAGCGTTAAGACTGGTTATGGATTATTTAAAGGAGGCTTTGGATGAAATGGGTCGTCCATTTCTTGAATTGCTTGCCAGAGCTGAGAGGGAAAGGAAGGAGAAGGAAATGGTAGAGAAGGAAAAGAATGCTGATAAAGTTGGGGTGAAAGCAAGCAGGGAACCAGAAGTAGGTGTTGCAGATGGGTCTGCAAGGAAAGGTAAAGAATTGTTCTTCAGTTTCATTTCATGCCtaagttatgaatttttttctGGGATTTATCTTCTTTTCTTAGAAAAAAAATGGGTTCAAACTCTTAATTATCTGTTTAAGAAAATAACTATTTATCATATGCACCTGCTTGTTTTATTCATTTGCTATATTTTTTGTATAGAGATTATGCTTGCAATCATTGAAGCCTGttgcttgattttattttatagctACTTTTTCCTACTTATTGGGATAAAGATATATAATTTAGTCCTAGTAGTTTATTGCACTACAAGCGAAAGAGTTTTGAgagattttttaaatttgttgcaTTACCTGATTCGAGTTCTGTTCTTCTTGAGTAGCAAGGTGAATTCAAAATACATTTTCATTTCAACCTGTTGACAACTTAGCGAAAGATTTATTAGCAGTAAAATGCCTTATGGTAAAAAAATCCAAACCTTTTTGATGTTTTGCAATTAAAGCCTTTTTTAAGCCTAATTTTGAAGGTTTTTCACAAATATAGCTAGCGGCAGAAATTCGAGAGATTGACTGGCAAAATTGTGCCATGTAAGCTGATTTAGAGCCAATTTTGACTGCTGGCTaaaattgccaaaaaaaaaaaaaatgaaagtaaagaagttttggattattttgaccattaagccttagaaaaggATGCTTCCtcaataaaatgagataaatgtaTCAGTAATGTTGTGAGATATTAAATGAATTAATGCCTTAACAATTTTTGAATCTACAATTTACAGATATGAGAAAGCAAATAAAAAAAGGCATGTAGTACCCTGCATTAGAAACCCTGAATGTAATAAGAATTCTAGAGGAGAAATTCTGTGGCTGCAATGGTGGATtctgaaagaaattttaaagacaCTTGCTATTCCGAATATTTGACTAGGAGAAGAGTGTAAATGATTCTTGGTTTTTATCACTTGAATGTACATTTAGGCATTCAGGTGTGACAATTTCTTTTGGAAACCAACTCTCTGTATTGTGAATTTCTAAGATTTAAGATTGCTTGCAATTTAGTGTGTTTCCTTTTTCTTTCATGCCTGTTGCATTAATTTTTAGGCTGAATGCTTTGCCATCACGTATTTGATTTTTGCGCCTTTTGTATATCTCTCTTATACAGCAACTGCTCATTTGGTTACCTTGTCTTTTGTACTTAGAATTTATATGTCTAtctcatttttaaaatttgaccAATCTCTATTTGATAATGCCTTAATTGTAGCCATAAGAAAGCTAATTAACAGGTTTGGATATCATGCTGCCAATCGCTAGCAATAATGATGATTGCTGAATATTGAGTTGTCTTTCTTTATTGATTGATTGGATTATAACAAACTTTATTTGTATGGATAGCAGCGTAAGGAGATAATTAACACTACCTTTTAGTTTTATGCACATGTGAAGGGCTCAAAAGCGTGGCTGGGATGGCATCCCTTTTATGTGTTCAATCAGCATAGTTGTTCATGTCAGGGCTGTGCTTACCTTTCCAAGCTGTGAGTTACAACTATCTGCATGCAAGTAATTTTTCTCTTGTTTTATGTAGAAACTCAGAACAATGATATGCTTCATACTAGCAACAACCTTAAAGGATCAGGTGGCATTATGGATTCTGAAAAAGTAGTCATGAACATTCCTACTCCTGAAGTTAAAATAGTGAAAGAAGCACTTAAATCCAGCTCCATGGAGTTAAAAGCTTTGTTGAATGACCCTCTACCCAATGCTTTACATTTGTCTGAGGCTTTAATGCCTGAAAGAAAAGCCTTGAATAAGGAGATTTTAGTAGAAAATCAGGTTGGAAAGGGTGTAGATGTGCCCAATCCTTCCGTTAATGTTGTAGTCTCCATAGAAACACCCAATCCATCAGTTACTCAAACTATTGAATCCATTCAAACTATGAAGAATGGTGCTGGAATTCAAATTTGTAACAATCAGATTGTTGTTTCCAAACACAGCTTAATGGAGAAGAATAGTACTGCTCGTACCTATGAGGTATGATTTTGCCTTTTGTTTTGGTCTGCTTGCTTATCTTCAAGTTACATTGAAATTTAACAGagtcaatttttcatgttatAAAGATGATGCTTGTATATGTTTTTTGTGCATTATTTCTGAATTCTCATATTGGTTAACATGTTAATTcttcttgattttaatttttggttAGCCTTGAGTTATCATTTTTTACCCACAAAAACATATTCTTGATTGGAAGAGTGTTATGAATTTTTGGCTTTAGAATAGTGTGCTTGTGCATTCTTTTCATGTTGTGATATTTGCCTATAGAATAAAAAAGATAAGCGCATTGATTCAGTTGCATGTTCCTTATGTGGAGGGTAACTTttgaattggaaaaaaaaaaaaagctaactgTAATCACATCGAGGCTCCATATGTTTTGgggaaaatatttttctaaaaactGTTTTCTGGATTTTCCAATGTTTGGCATGTATAGGATTTCCTGATCAAAAGGAAAACTAAAACCATTTTAAAATTGTGTATCTGTTTTCAAAGCAGGAAGTCTTTTTAAAGAATTCTATGAACCCACAAAAAGTCaatgaagcagcatgagaaccaCATAGGCACTTCATCCACATTGTGACTTCTGTTGAGCATCACTGGTCTTTGTTGGCCACCTTTGTCGTATCATAATTGACcacttttataattttaaattctttttcaaCAAAATTGAGAAGTCTTTAATCCTAATATTTTCATGCCCTACTTTGTTGAAATAAATTTTCCACCCAATATGCaccaaaaatgcaagaaaaaaaattcaattcaaatttaGAAGGTTCAAGAGTTCAAGACGTAGTTCTATTAGAAAGTATGCTAGTTATAGTTTCATTATGATAGGCTTTATTTAGAAGGGTTAAATCCTAATTCTATTAGTATTTTAAGTTCAAGTCTTAATTCCACATAGACTTAATGTTCATTTACCTTATTCGAGTAGGATTTATGCTATATATATGGGGCTGTAATGGTTAATTTAGAGGCAGATTTTATAGATTATTACCAATTTACTGGTTGTCATTTTTCTTGATTGTGTAACCAGAAAAGCAGCCCTTTGGTTGATCTTTTATCTCTTAGTTCTCTCATTTTCACTATTCCATGTCAAATCTACAACCAAGTTTAGGGTTAGGGAGCTATTTCACCAAATGCCAAAATGTAATTTCTAATTGATATTAGTGTTACAGCCAAGCAGCAAAAAATTCATCTTCTCAGAAAATGTTTTCTACGATAAACATCTTCCAAATGGAGCTTGAATTTGTAAATAaattccttctcttcttctttttcttcttcttacgATTATTACTGGAGAGAATGGAATTTGGTTAATAAATATTTTCTGTTTCATCGTGAAACCTCCTTCAAATTCATGATGACAAGTTAACTGCAATATTATTTATGATCTTATGTTAGACTTCAAACTTGCTTTAAATTGTTTATCTCGTTGAATTGGTTtgacataaaatttttatttctctaacCTTTTGGGCTTTTCATGTTTATGTAATTATGTCTAATATatcttttctttcttttgtttGTTGGATAGTGGGATGATTCAATTGATGGTTCACCTGAAGGTGCCAGTGGTATGAACAGATTTCAGTTAGCTAAGCCAAGGACAAAGGTTGTGTCTCCATTGAAGGAGTATAAAATCCCTAAGTTTGCTGGAAGGAGAAAAGTCAAGAGGTGGAGCGTGGAAGAGGAAGATGCATTGAGGGAGGGTGTGCAATTGTATGCAATTTTGTTAACAAGACAAATTTTGTTTTTGAAAATATAGAATTCATGGTTTAGTTAACTTTCATTTTCTGCTTTATTATCTTCTACTATAAGAAAGACTTGGCTTTTACCTTTATAGGTATTGCTGCTTCAATTGTGCAAGTATAAAACCagtagtttaatttttttatattttactgtttgtataaatttTTGGGTTCTTATTCTTTTTCCCCTTCTTCATTGGAAGGTTTGGTAGAGGAAACTGGAAGGCTATCTTAGACTTTAAGCGTGACATATTTTATGACAGAACTGAGGTAAATATGCTCAATGTTGTGCACTATTTTctgtttggtttctaaaatttgtaTTCTTTGTATTAGTGCTGCATACTAGTTCTCTTTAAAATACTTTTTCAGGTTGATTTGAAGGACAAGTGGAGAAACATGACAAAATAGCAACCTGCATAAACCTATTTTGTTAATTTTGATGAAGGTATATGTAACCTTATATAATCAAGTAGAGAAACACCAATCAGAGTCTGCTGTCTTATGACTTTTTTGGCTGAAGATGTATGTAACCCCTAATCTGCACGTGACGTAGTTTTGCGCTGAAGATGCATATAGAACTGCATAACCTAGTTTTGTGTTGAAGATGTATATAACCCTGCAAAACTGTTTTGTAGGTTGGTTGACCATGGCATATTTTTGTCTGCTAGATATACTGTTTATGGCAAGTCTCTCTGGGTTTTCATTTGGAGTTCTTGTCTGACTTTTTCCCATGAATGAAGTATTTGTATTTATCCCGACTACTTGGCCAGCTTAGACTGATGTGATATACCAGAGAAATTTTTATATTCTTTTTGCAACCTTCTCATGAATTCTGGGGAGTGAAAAAAAAGTGACTCTTTTGATGGCTTTTGATTATAGTCTTTAATTGTTCTTCTCCTTTCAATTCTCTCTTTAAGCACTACAAAATGAATTTAAGCTATTTGCTTTTATGGCTGTTCAATTAGGTAGGTCCAATCTACTCAACTGCAACTTATCCAACCTACCTGAAAGGTCAGTTTTCAGGTTATTTCCAAAGATGATGAGGTGGGTCTGTTATGATTTTGCTTTGCAATACCAATTTGAAACCAGATGCATGAACCTAAAAGGAAAAAACTTGAATGCTACTTGATATTGCTTGACTTTTAACACTAACGCATCGTCACTAACGGCCGCAATTCACTGCTCTCCTTTTCTAAACCACCACTAATCTCTCAGCTCTTCACCATTACTATTCACTGTTGCAGGTTCTTTCTTTCGAAGTATGCAGTCTATTATTGCTCGGACTCGTACTCTGCATATgtgtttccttcttcttttcatgATTTCAGTGTGGGTTTTTCTACCTTTTTGTGATATACTGGTGTTGATGTAAATGGTTTTTTATTAGGGGAGGGTTGGAGGTCAGGTCTGTTAAAAAATGTTTATAATCTCATATTAAATTTTgtactttagtttttttttacttTGTAGCTGTTAATGTGAATGAGTGCCATTTGTGGCCTGCATGTCTTTGGATTATGAACTTATTATCCATAATTATATTTGGCATGTTTGAGACTCCTAGTTGTAAGGCCTTGGTGTAAGCTAGTGTTTGTTCGGACATTTGGTCCCAATGTTTTTAGATATGCATGTTCTGGTTCCAGGGCCAAGGGGACGGTGACCGGACTAAAGGTCACCCGGTCCCGATTCTGATTCTAATTTCTATTTCTGTTTGGTCTGATTTTGATGGTTAATGTTTTTAAAAGATACTTTTTTAACAGCAGCTTGTTTCGGTTCAAGTTTAGTTTTATCAATATGAATTTAACCAGTTTTACCGGTTGATTTTAGTTTCGATTCTAAATTGGACTGTGCCCACCTCTGAATATGGGTTATAAATggatcaattttattttaaatgtgTATTAAATAAGCCACAATTCAATCATTCATTAACAAGTGCAGTTATAAAAAGCTTGGATAAGTTTAAtgactattaaattaaatatttatatttatgtattttttatatattttttaattaatttgatgtaaatttatatataaatatttaatttaatatttttatatggtATTAAACTTATATTAGATGTACTCTTTTGTTAATAATGTAACTTGGTTTTAGAATACTTAACCCTAGGGAGGTCATAAtgagattttaaaaaaaaaaattggagaatAAATTGTTTGATTTTACGTTATAGGCCTTATTCAACAATTTAATTGTTCCATTAAGAATTATTTATTTTAGTAgttatcaattattttattaattgttaGTTGTTTATATAGTAATTTAAAATAGAATAATTTAGTAAAAGTAACTATTGGATAAGCcgttgaataaaaaataatagtaTTATTTTATTGATATGCTTAAAATGCTCGCTTAATTTCTAAAAGAGTTATAATACTATTATAAACACTAAATATTACTTTAAAAGTTATTGCATCATCGtgaatttaaattttgtatttgacAAAATTTGTTATAGAATATCCTTTCAATGACTAAGCAAATTTTGTTATATGCTTTTTAGTAAAACTTAAACAAATGAGCCATGATTTGTAAAGCCATGATTTGTAAACATGTGTGTAACACTAATATAAACATTAAATGTTGTCTTAAAAGTTATTGCATTACAGTGAAGTTTGAATTTTGTATTTGGCAAAATATGTTATAGAATATCctttaaatgactaaataaattttGTAATATGCTTTTAgtaaaacttaaataaatgagttatgatttgtaaatatgtgTGTGCAAAATATGTTATTGAATATCATTTTAATAACtaaataaaatttgtaatatgCTTTTAATAAAACTTTAACCAATGAACTATAATTTGTAAATATGCGTGTAGcactaatataaatattaaatgctACTTTGAAAACTATTGCCTCGTAGTAAACTTGAATTTTGTATTTAGCAAAATATGTTATAGAATATCCTTTCAATGACTAAATAAATTTTGTAATATGTttttagtaaaatttaaataaatgagCTATGATTTGTAAACATATGTGTTTGCG includes:
- the LOC110658937 gene encoding uncharacterized protein LOC110658937, giving the protein MDSEEMDPDIVLWIIEFLARQDSVSKLVLNRILTNTHIPILATPRLKKTLALRAIQDEIADGSVSSEIILESLEIIEQLDQKKGFKIPDSMKLAYCAVAVDCTVKHLGVVGSKRKRDPEMFFEAVKTIWSERVDKLEFLKKSELVTDELREFKEEMEAALWDSNACGRLLERATRNEALRLVMDYLKEALDEMGRPFLELLARAERERKEKEMVEKEKNADKVGVKASREPEVGVADGSARKETQNNDMLHTSNNLKGSGGIMDSEKVVMNIPTPEVKIVKEALKSSSMELKALLNDPLPNALHLSEALMPERKALNKEILVENQVGKGVDVPNPSVNVVVSIETPNPSVTQTIESIQTMKNGAGIQICNNQIVVSKHSLMEKNSTARTYEWDDSIDGSPEGASGMNRFQLAKPRTKVVSPLKEYKIPKFAGRRKVKRWSVEEEDALREGVQLFGRGNWKAILDFKRDIFYDRTEVDLKDKWRNMTK